In Leishmania mexicana MHOM/GT/2001/U1103 complete genome, chromosome 20, one genomic interval encodes:
- a CDS encoding putative glycosyl hydrolase — MLSKVTEDGAGSASVGRRIDAAIKVDRWELREDTLPVGGQALVSETLFSLGNGLVGVRGHAEETEAGQNRHERHRAYTSRQRAYHNSRRGDELYSDVKGRQCPLADGGDWHHSRAQGGGSSGGSVSGPRGPRGVYFSGFYEQRPLMHPRPFSAGISTKEGYRLRTPDPFCIDAFLSGEHITAARGPTRNHTRRLDLRTGELHRRFVWFSNQQHREITIETRRFVSAARKNISAMHYKMSVRNAHNTDVRLISRTFLSAAEYDVETMFTQSNIQDAMSVVFVRTRNSCRHLVIASVETCTSRSYPAGIQTFPSREANTPTQGGTGGDTGFGTSPSGTSPSCSASPSRPAATSPTTLTPNSRETEWGTETSYTSCISDGVIVEFVKVIGHFGDEDATTEELLDVATHQTREVAALGYEGLLAEHRDVMNAFWDTADVRVEPRADVQGAFRFNILQTYMSTSGDPYYCFPTRGLTGDMLLGVQQWDVDALIVPFLSHACPKKARALLEFRIRTLNEAKDIAADLSLPRGALFPYRTVTGEKNPTPYCGAFLFVNAVVVYALKEYVTATNDTSILVQGGADLIFTTALVWLQWGTWEKGLFHLRSVSGPDTYNDVADNNFFTNLMAQMHLQWAVQLAVMLRQESPEMWHGIMHRAQMTENDIVAMDQAAAKMVLPFDGTHRIHPMDQSFMRKKHWNLTSLKDGAEGPLTSLYHPTVVYRHRVCHIPDVLLAIMLAPDSFSLDEAKADFTFYEAVTASDSALRLAIFSVVAAQLRLSNKAMDYFHDSLFVDIDNLVGNSGGGLHCTAAAGSWSSMAVGICGLRVAQGVLHFNPVLSEEMDEFEFHARHRGCLVRVLVTKRLVTYTLVSAPEGVTDLILVHAGVNRITLRLNHPETVRLFREVRVFDFDCVVFELDSVVEDIEGVHYHAWTQTLEEHFHQHGFSDFSMTKELYLAYLRHVKPFYGLNEIFKKYNQNPPPTGEVDDTAESNTLYGLCCRKLQLFRSYATTHGMPMREGVLQLISLLRQYGIAVGCVSGSKNARWVINETTKGSSIFDNFLEGKEGEELGLRWRPEMDYFEACAHRMDAATNRAVVVMDGIDGFSKKALERFRMVVDVSPTPEETTLSIPRVLAKNLGDITMETLNEYTVRGGVVNHLREM; from the coding sequence ATGTTATCAAAGGTCACGGAGGACGGAGCCGGCAGCGCGTCTGTCGGACGTCGCATCGATGCAGCCATCAAGGTGGACAGAtgggagctgcgcgaggatACCCTGCCGGTTGGTGGCCAGGCGCTTGTGAGCGAGacgctcttctctctcggaAACGGCCTCGTCGGCGTGCGTGGGCATGCAGAGGAGACGGAAGCGGGCCAGAACCGCCACGAACGGCACAGGGCGTATACTAGTCGTCAGCGTGCGTATCACAACAGCCGTCGAGGTGATGAGCTGTACAGCGACGTCAAGGGTCGACAATGCCCTTTGGCTGACGGAGGAGACTGGCACCACTCGCGCGcgcagggcggcggcagtagTGGTGGTAGCGTCAGTGGCCCTCGTGGACCCCGAGGAGTGTACTTCTCTGGGTTTTATGAGCAGCGTCCTCTCATGCATCCACGTCCTTTCTCGGCTGGCATCTCCACCAAGGAAGGCTACCGTCTGCGCACGCCAGATCCCTTCTGCATCGACGCGTTCCTCAGCGGCGAGCACATTACCGCCGCACGGGGTCCCACACGGAACCACACTCGCCGCCTCGACCTGCGCACAGGGgagctgcatcgccgctTTGTCTGGTTCTCCaaccagcagcaccgcgagATTACCATCGAGACGCGGCGCTTTGTTTCTGCGGCGCGCAAGAACATCTCCGCCATGCACTACAAGATGAGCGTGCGAAACGCGCACAACACAGACGTGCGCCTCATCTCGCGTACATTCCTTTCAGCTGCCGAGTACGACGTCGAGACCATGTTCACCCAGTCGAACATTCAAGACGCCATGAGTGTCGTGTTCGTGCGAACGCGTAATAGCTGTCGTCATCTTGTCATCGCCTCCGTCGAGACGTGCACGTCCCGCTCCTACCCTGCCGGCATACAAACCTTCCCGTCGAGGGAAGCCAACACCCCCACCCAAGGTGGCACAGGCGGTGACACGGGCTTTGGCACATCTCCATCTGGTACTAGCCCGTCCTGCAGTGCTTCGCCATCGAGACCGGCGGCCACGTCTCCGACGACTCTCACCCCAAACAGCCGCGAGACAGAGTGGGGGACGGAGACGTCCTACACGAGCTGCATCTCCGACGGCGTCATTGTCGAGTTTGTCAAAGTCATCGGCCACTTCGGCGACGAGGATGCAACGACGGAGGAGTTGCTCGACGTGGCGACGCATCAGACTCGCGAGGTGGCAGCACTTGGCTACGAGGggctgctggcggagcaCCGCGACGTCATGAACGCCTTCTGGGACACGGCGGATGTGCGGGTGGAGCCGAGGGCGGATGTGCAGGGCGCCTTCCGCTTCAATATCCTGCAGACCTACATGTCGACCAGCGGGGACCCGTACTACTGCTTCCCGACCCGCGGTCTGACAGGCGATATGCTCCTGGGTGTACAGCAGTGGGATGTGGACGCGCTGATCGTGCCGTTCCTCTCCCACGCGTGTCCgaagaaggcgcgcgcgctgcttgAGTTTCGCATTCGTACGCTGAACGAGGCAAAGGACATTGCGGCGGACTTGTCACTTCCCCGCGGCGCTTTGTTTCCATACCGTACCGTGACAGGAGAGAAGAACCCCACGCCTTACTGCGGCGCGTTTCTCTTCGTgaacgccgtcgtcgtctacGCGCTGAAGGAGTATGTGACGGCGACGAACGACACTAGCATCCTCGTGCAAGGCGGTGCTGACCTCATCTTCACGACGGCGCTTGTCTGGCTGCAGTGGGGCACGTGGGAAAAGGGCCTGTTCCACCTGCGCTCCGTGTCGGGCCCCGACACGTACAACGATGTCGCCGACAACAACTTCTTCACGAACTTGATGGCGCAGATGCATCTGCAGTGGGCGGTTCAGCTGGCGGTCATGCTTCGACAAGAGAGCCCGGAGATGTGGCACGGCATTATGCACCGAGCTCAGATGACGGAAAACGACATTGTTGCCATGGACcaagcggcggcgaagatGGTGCTGCCCTTCGACGGCACCCATCGTATCCACCCCATGGACCAGTCCTTCATGCGCAAGAAGCACTGGAACCTCACGTCGCTcaaggacggcgcggagggCCCGCTAACATCGCTGTACCACCCGACAGTGGTGTACCGGCATCGAGTGTGCCACATACCGGACGTGCTGCTAGCAATCATGCTCGCGCCGGACAGCTTCTCGTTAGACGAGGCAAAGGCGGACTTCACGTTTTACGAAGCTGTAACCGCTTCAGactcggcgctgcggctcgcCATCTTTAGCgttgtggcggcgcagctgcgtctgTCGAACAAGGCGATGGACTACTTTCACGACTCACTCTTTGTGGACATCGACAACCTCGTCGGTAactccggcggcggccttcactgcaccgcggcggcggggtcgTGGAGCTCCATGGCGGTGGGAATCTGTGGACTGCGTGTGGCGCAGGGCGTGCTACACTTCAATCCCGTTTTGAGTGAAGAAATGGATGAGTTCGAGTTCCAcgcgcggcaccgcggctgtCTCGTGCGCGTCCTGGTGACGAAGAGGCTCGTTACATATACACTAGTTAGCGCGCCAGAGGGTGTGACAGACCTCATCCTGGTCCACGCCGGCGTAAACCGCATCACCCTGCGACTGAATCACCCCGAGACGGTGCGACTCTTCagagaggtgcgcgtgtTCGACTTCGACTGCGTCGTATTCGAGCTCGATAGCGTCGTCGAGGACATCGAGGGCGTTCACTACCATGCCTGGACACAAACGCTGGAGGAGCATTTTCATCAGCACGGCTTTTCAGACTTTTCGATGACGAAGGAGCTCTACCTCGCTTATCTGCGGCATGTGAAGCCCTTCTACGGCCTGAATGAGATCTTCAAGAAATACAACCAGAACCCCCCGCCGACCGGCGAGGTGGATGACACGGCGGAGTCGAACACTCTCTACGGCCTGTGCTGCCGCAAACTGCAGCTGTTCCGTTCCTACGCGACGACGCACGGCATGCCGATGCGTGAGGGTGTTCTGCAGCTCATCTCCCTTCTCCGCCAGTACGGGATCGCCGTCGGGtgcgtcagcggcagcaagaATGCTCGCTGGGTCATCAACGAAACCACAAAGGGCAGTTCCATTTTTGACAACTTCCTGGAAGgcaaggagggcgaggagctgGGGCTGCGTTGGCGTCCCGAGATGGACTACTTCGAGGCCTGCGCGCATCGCATGGATGCGGCGACAAACCGCGCCGTTGTGGTGATGGATGGCATCGATGGGTTTTCCAAGAAGGCGCTGGAGCGCTTCCGCATGGTTGTTGACGTGAGTCCGACTCCTGAGGAGACCACGCTGTCCATTCCGAGGGTGCTCGCGAAGAACCTTGGCGACATTACGATGGAGACACTGAACGAGTACActgtccgcggcggcgtcgtcaaTCATTTGCGTGAGATGTAG